A stretch of the Archangium violaceum genome encodes the following:
- a CDS encoding RNA polymerase sigma factor — MHALVARQRRWLLAQASALCRNPADAEDLTQETIVRFLSTFGKVSQLPDDNICASWLVTTLTHCFYDQLRKQRTRERSASELARQALAVDPEPPARPLYERVSDEQFSSAVQALSPAARTTFELHARGRKYKEIAEELGIQEGTVAKRLHDARSRLRKLLDPLIQLGEN, encoded by the coding sequence TTGCATGCGCTAGTCGCCCGACAACGGCGATGGCTGCTCGCCCAGGCCAGCGCCCTCTGTCGCAATCCGGCCGATGCCGAGGATCTCACCCAGGAGACGATCGTTCGTTTCCTGAGCACCTTCGGCAAGGTCTCCCAGCTGCCCGATGACAACATCTGTGCCAGCTGGCTCGTCACCACCCTCACGCATTGCTTCTACGACCAGCTCCGCAAGCAGCGCACCCGGGAGCGGAGCGCCTCGGAGCTGGCCCGGCAGGCGCTCGCGGTCGATCCCGAGCCCCCCGCCCGACCCCTCTATGAGCGCGTCTCCGACGAGCAGTTCAGCTCGGCCGTGCAGGCCTTGAGCCCGGCCGCGCGCACCACCTTCGAGCTGCATGCCCGGGGCCGCAAGTACAAGGAGATCGCCGAGGAGCTCGGCATCCAGGAGGGCACCGTAGCCAAGCGGCTCCATGATGCCCGCTCGAGGCTCCGGAAACTGCTCGACCCCCTCATCCAGCTGGGAGAGAACTGA
- a CDS encoding porin has product MAICLAALVSGPVQAQEDTVERQTVASRDLSPSVRVVETEQVTVALGALTQIQLAPLASRGVDAEGGDAATAPGFRIRRARLGVSTLIGPRVELLLTANLLETDPEIEGTIADAQLAFEIWKGLEVALGTLKPPFSRSALAPSSQLSMVERPFTVTELTPARRLGLVLGGKLPGDRLTYLVSVMNGTPGFAMANLDRGVMFGARVELAPWTFPSPQELSGSGVSFGLSAFRQEGGNDPGEGLSADLLGVWRGASALVEVICARGRTGDSPDRCGGYLELGYAFPVWGRPVQVVARGELFDGDRVRRDEQDLLLLSGGLNVPLVEEHLRAQLQYLARRERFGARERTEGLVLAFQGSF; this is encoded by the coding sequence TTGGCCATCTGCCTGGCAGCGCTGGTGAGCGGCCCTGTGCAGGCGCAGGAGGATACGGTGGAGCGCCAGACGGTCGCCTCCCGTGATCTCTCTCCCTCGGTGAGGGTGGTGGAGACCGAACAGGTGACGGTGGCCCTGGGGGCGTTGACCCAGATTCAGCTGGCGCCGCTCGCCTCCCGGGGGGTGGATGCGGAGGGGGGAGATGCCGCCACCGCGCCAGGGTTTCGGATCCGAAGGGCGCGCCTGGGAGTGAGCACACTCATCGGCCCCCGCGTCGAACTGCTGCTCACTGCCAACCTGCTCGAAACGGACCCCGAGATCGAGGGGACGATCGCTGACGCGCAGCTCGCGTTCGAGATCTGGAAGGGGCTGGAGGTCGCGCTGGGGACGCTCAAGCCACCCTTCTCCCGCTCGGCCCTGGCGCCTTCGAGCCAGCTCTCGATGGTGGAGCGCCCCTTCACCGTGACCGAGCTCACGCCGGCGCGCAGGCTGGGCCTGGTGCTCGGGGGCAAGCTTCCTGGAGACCGTCTGACCTATCTCGTGAGCGTGATGAACGGGACACCGGGCTTCGCCATGGCAAATCTCGACCGGGGGGTGATGTTCGGGGCGAGAGTGGAGCTCGCCCCCTGGACCTTTCCCTCGCCGCAGGAGCTCTCGGGGAGCGGGGTGTCCTTCGGGCTGAGCGCGTTTCGACAGGAGGGCGGGAACGACCCTGGCGAGGGCCTCTCGGCGGACCTGCTGGGGGTCTGGCGGGGAGCCAGCGCGCTCGTGGAGGTGATCTGCGCCCGGGGCCGGACCGGGGATTCCCCAGACCGGTGCGGAGGATACCTCGAGCTGGGGTATGCCTTCCCCGTCTGGGGCCGCCCCGTCCAAGTCGTGGCCCGCGGCGAGCTCTTCGATGGCGACCGGGTGCGCCGGGATGAGCAGGATCTACTCCTGCTCAGCGGCGGGCTGAACGTGCCGCTGGTGGAGGAACATCTGCGTGCGCAGCTCCAGTACCTCGCCCGCCGCGAGCGCTTCGGCGCCCGTGAGCGAACCGAGGGACTGGTGCTGGCCTTCCAGGGAAGCTTCTGA
- a CDS encoding nuclear transport factor 2 family protein: MRIQAALRCLVTSLMTFDCTGCAHGGAHETRSVSGVGPTAELMEQVAIRELLDRSSDAINHQDWTALMAMFTEDAVWERRPPTAWRIEGREAIRAFLARNSDKVDVVSYTVSATAIHVQGPEHASARSTLVELLRFMDTGRGLRIIGTYTDEFVKKDGRWWFKHRTGHPRYEDEVPGPTRMLDGDASPASATESIRPPTPE; the protein is encoded by the coding sequence ATGAGAATCCAAGCTGCGCTGCGGTGCCTGGTGACATCCCTGATGACCTTCGACTGCACGGGATGCGCTCATGGCGGCGCGCACGAGACTCGGTCGGTGAGTGGTGTGGGGCCGACCGCCGAGCTGATGGAGCAGGTCGCCATCCGGGAGCTCCTCGACCGGTCGAGTGATGCCATCAATCATCAGGACTGGACAGCGCTCATGGCCATGTTCACGGAGGACGCGGTCTGGGAGCGACGGCCGCCCACGGCGTGGCGCATCGAAGGGCGCGAGGCCATCAGGGCATTTCTCGCGCGGAACTCCGACAAGGTGGACGTGGTGTCGTACACGGTCTCCGCCACCGCCATCCACGTGCAGGGGCCGGAGCACGCCTCCGCGCGCTCCACGCTGGTCGAGCTGCTCCGGTTCATGGACACCGGCCGAGGCCTGCGCATCATCGGCACGTATACCGATGAGTTCGTCAAGAAGGATGGGCGGTGGTGGTTCAAGCACCGCACGGGCCATCCCCGCTACGAGGATGAGGTCCCCGGTCCCACGCGCATGCTCGACGGCGATGCGTCCCCCGCCTCCGCGACCGAGAGCATCCGCCCTCCGACGCCCGAGTGA
- a CDS encoding LysR family transcriptional regulator, producing MSAFETRHLLLLVALEETGSLNAAARRLHLTPSALSLQLRDLEERLGGALFQRRWRRLVATAAGRHLTEVARSVLGELGRAEAEARRLLNGATGTLRLTTACHHSYRWLPDLLKDFARTCPDIEVTVVPEAAASPCEWIVQGTLDVALVAGEIRNAPRVRLEPLFRDELVALVGRGHPWCAKKAVELRAFADQHVWAEAGTFHRDSLVARAFAEAGSILPRRVTALPLTGGAPLELARANLGITLAPRWSAEPALANGELHAVSLGPKGLWLDWSVATRAEEPEPPLEAFLAALRLHHPRAREPVAQRSRRRRS from the coding sequence GTGTCCGCCTTCGAAACACGCCACCTGTTGCTGCTCGTCGCCCTCGAAGAGACCGGGAGCCTGAATGCAGCCGCCCGGCGGCTGCACCTCACGCCTTCAGCCCTCAGCCTGCAGCTCCGCGACCTGGAGGAACGGCTCGGCGGTGCGCTCTTCCAAAGGAGGTGGAGGCGCCTGGTGGCGACGGCCGCGGGGCGCCATCTCACCGAGGTCGCCCGCTCCGTCCTGGGGGAGCTGGGCCGCGCGGAAGCGGAGGCACGCCGGCTGCTGAATGGCGCCACGGGGACGCTGCGACTGACGACGGCCTGCCATCATTCCTACCGCTGGCTTCCCGACCTCCTGAAGGACTTCGCACGGACCTGTCCCGACATCGAAGTCACGGTGGTCCCCGAAGCGGCGGCCTCGCCTTGCGAGTGGATTGTCCAAGGCACACTGGATGTCGCGCTCGTCGCGGGAGAAATCAGGAACGCTCCACGCGTCCGCCTGGAGCCGCTGTTCCGGGACGAGCTGGTTGCGCTGGTCGGCAGGGGGCATCCCTGGTGCGCGAAGAAGGCGGTCGAACTCCGCGCCTTCGCCGATCAACACGTCTGGGCCGAGGCGGGAACGTTCCATCGCGACAGCCTCGTCGCGCGCGCGTTCGCCGAGGCGGGCAGCATCCTCCCCCGCCGGGTGACGGCCCTTCCCCTCACGGGCGGCGCGCCCCTGGAGTTGGCACGCGCCAACCTGGGCATCACCCTCGCCCCACGCTGGTCCGCGGAACCGGCCCTCGCCAACGGGGAGCTGCACGCGGTGAGCCTCGGTCCGAAGGGCCTCTGGCTGGATTGGTCGGTGGCCACACGCGCGGAGGAGCCAGAACCTCCGCTGGAGGCCTTTCTCGCCGCGCTGCGCCTGCATCACCCCCGCGCCCGGGAGCCCGTGGCGCAACGCTCACGCCGACGTCGTTCTTGA
- a CDS encoding AAA family ATPase, whose amino-acid sequence MFVFQADAVSVQLIERSFMRIAVSGTHRAGKSTLIDELSDRLPSYVTVDEPYHQLEEEGYGFAETPSVEDFEEQLARSIANLDEGPRDVLFDRCPVDFIGYLLAHEDRDAFDLDAWLPRIRGALQKLDLIVLVGIERPDRIALSASDDEELRLAVDEKLKELLLDDPYAFEVEVLEVEGAPRARAKQVLEHLSY is encoded by the coding sequence GTGTTCGTCTTCCAGGCTGACGCCGTATCGGTGCAACTGATAGAGCGCTCATTCATGCGAATCGCTGTATCCGGTACTCATCGCGCGGGGAAATCCACTCTCATCGACGAGTTGTCCGACCGCCTCCCCTCCTATGTGACGGTGGATGAGCCGTACCACCAGCTGGAAGAAGAGGGGTACGGGTTCGCGGAGACCCCGTCGGTCGAGGATTTCGAAGAGCAGCTCGCACGGTCCATCGCCAACCTGGACGAGGGTCCTCGCGACGTGTTGTTCGACCGATGTCCGGTGGACTTCATCGGATACCTGTTGGCCCACGAGGACCGCGACGCGTTCGACCTTGACGCGTGGCTCCCGCGCATACGCGGAGCCCTCCAGAAGCTCGATTTGATCGTCCTGGTCGGGATCGAGCGGCCGGACCGGATCGCGCTCTCCGCCTCGGACGACGAGGAGCTGCGCCTGGCTGTCGACGAGAAGCTGAAGGAACTCCTCCTCGATGATCCTTACGCCTTCGAAGTGGAGGTGCTCGAGGTCGAAGGTGCTCCAAGAGCGCGTGCGAAGCAGGTTCTCGAGCACCTTTCCTACTGA